atattcatttgtgAGATGCTATTGCGAACAAAGCTGACACTGCCCAAATTGGTAACTCTGTTATGTTACCATCATTGTACGTAGGTAGTCCACATCACATGCAAGAGTACGTACAGGATTTCGTGCGTGTCTTTTCATTACTTTTACATGTATTCCAAAATGGCAggaaattacattgtttatattaGCAGGATAAAATGCAATACATCGCCATGACATTACAGCACgtgtgtttaaacaaaaattaaagtctttaatgagctttattACAAAATTGCATGTATTTGACCCCACACGTTGTTTGATGTAttctttatttcacattttaatttgattcgTCGACACAATACGTGCTGAAGACATCTATAGTTTAGTTTCTGCAGAGATTCCAGATACTGTTACTACAAACATGATTCATGGTCCGTGCGGAAATCTGAATCCTTCATCACCTTGCATGATAGGCGAAAAATGTACAAAGCGTTTTCCTAAAGATTTCACAAACGATATGGTAAGACATGTAGACGGATATCCAATATATCATCGAAGTATTGAAAATGGCGGAAAATCGTTCATTAAAATTATCAGTAATACAGACAGCGACATTGACAATCGTTGGGTGGTGCCGTATTCACCTCTGCTGAGCTCATTCAAtgctcatatcaatgttgagtcaTGCACTTCGGTGAAGattatcaaatatatttgcaaatatgttaataaagaaagtgatgtggctgtatttagaattaaaaaaactattgaaaCTGCTCTTCCGTTGAATGAAAATTAGGAAATTGCGAGTTACAAAATTAGCCGGTATATCAGTTTCCAATATATTTGTCAATTCATGAACGGGATGCAGCAGTTATCCATTTAGCCGTACACAATAAAAAGGTCCAGGGCGATTATATCACGAACGATACAGCGCTAGATTTATAGCACATAAATCCACCACAACCATGCTCCTTGTAAAATAGGCTCAATCGAAAAAATGGATGTCCCGCAAGAAAAGGACACCAGTTGTTGCGTGCCCCGgtttatttaaatcaaatacTTTGGGTCGTGTATATATAGTCAATTCAAGGCAGACTGAGTGTTTTTATCTGGGACTTCTATTGATTAATGTCACCGGAccattttcaaaatcatttttctTGCCGAGATACGATCAAAAAGTGGCATCGCATTGGCCGTTGCTTCTTCTGGCATTGCAGCAACTTTATTAGAGTGAGGCAGAACAGCTCATTCAGTATTTAAGCTGCCGTTGAACGTTATAATAACCCGGAAGCAGTGtacaacattaaaaaacaaTCGGCTATGGCCACAATGCtgaaataatgtaaaattattatctGGAATGAATGCACTATGACACAGAAACATTCACTTGAGGCATTGGATAGGACAACAAAGGATTTAAAAAACAACGATAAGTTATTTGGCGGCGTTTTGTCAGTAGCGGTGTTAGGGTAAGGCGCGGTTGGGCGACCGCCCAGGGCGCCGGTCAAAAGGGGCGCCGCAGGCGCCCCTCAGCTCATGCTCATAGTTCGAGGTCTGCTTAGTCGTATATTCCCTATATTAAGcggatttttttatgttagcaACACTTGAATGCAACGCACTTTTCAATCTGTGCAATCGGAGTTCATTTTACGGGGAATTCCCAATCATAGAAAAACACATTGTCTATTTCATTTTaactttttggttaaaaagAGCTTGCGTTATTTTAGCGAAGCGTAACAAACTCAGCTCATTCGCATTCATAAATCGGTGCACatacaaaacaattattttaaaacaaacagaTGCGAAGTAGTAACCAGACGGTCCATGTTCCATTGCGATGCTATGTTCGTCACGTTAGAAACGGATATCTACTATCGAGTGACATTAGTTTTATCTAAAAAGTTGTATGGTGTAAAAGAatatacttatttgttttttgtcggATTATTTAATTAGGTAAGTTCTTTTATATatctataattattataataaagaggtaacatttgtttgtttaaatgtttggcGTGGGGTGGCGGAGAAATAAGTGGCTTCTAAAAAATGTCATATTGGTTATACATGTTATTATAATTGCAATACctataatttttgtagaaaatacattattttattttacattttcaagcTGAAATATCTCAGAAAGTATATCATTTACGACatcttgtcaaaaaatatttgttgtttataattatgtatattatttgtcGATTGGCGTACGTTTTACGTACACCTATGCACACAAAAAAGTAAAGTGTGAATTCTAAACCTTTGGGAGCAATATTAACACCAATTTATGGTGTCATTCTCATTTgtaacaccaaaacagtgcAACGTGAGAAAATGTGGAGTCATTTTACCAATTTGCTCGCTGATCTGCACTTTAAATTATAAGTTTAACACTATTTGGTAGTCAGCATTGCCGTTCATTACAAATGGCGTTACcataagttagaaaaaaattgactaCAATACCAATCCACCACTTGCAATTTGATGTATGCCATAAATGCGAATTGCTTTTCTTGCAAAGTATCacaattatatactatataaaaatttatatcctTCTTTTGTCGACTAATTTGGttttaacttgaaaatttattgacaaATTGCTGATTATGTCTATACCCATCTCATACCAATGCGAAAATTCCCTAGAGTAAACTTATGGTTTATTAATTACCCAATCTGGCAATAAATTCTCGCGATGTTCAAAATCGCTCTTAACCGCTCTCTGTCTCCCATCTCATGTATGAACGGCAGTATACACTAATTCGCACATGGATAGAGACAATGTTTGAATGATGGATCGTTATGTTTTACAGACACGATTTACCGAcggttttttaatttgtttgtatttgtttagaGACAGAAGCGcctacttaaatatatttcaaaattaatggtAAGGCAGGAAGTTATTCTTTGTATGTGCTCGTCAATTTTTCTATacgaaaaattgttcatttttcGAAAGGTTTAAGACAAAAAAGCGTTTAATCACAATGGTAAAATGTTGAGGCCTATCACTCAGCCACGGACAattgcatttcattttaaacgagaaaaaatatgttgaaaaatcCAATTATTCCGACATCAGTTTTTGTTCCTATTCAAGTGCTCGCAAGTGTACGTACATCTGTGTGTATATAACAAGCGAAATTAACAGTTATTCGTGGACGCAAAAAAAGGGTTGCCGTCAAATAATGCAAGATATACCTTAGctgtgaaatattttcattgacttATGGTATATTTACATTCCCATACATGGGaggaaatgtacatacatacatacttatgttacTTGTGCATTTATGAGTAGATATTCgtttagttttataataaaagatttagcataaaagataaagaatatgttcagCAACCACGGATTAATAGTACTTATGCTGTTATGTGCatctgtatgtattaaaaaattgttgaattatataaaaatgttcatctatatatatattttaagaagaatttatttttcaatttaaatattaacaaatacaCACCAATAATAATTGGAAGTGATGTGGTTTTCTTAATCTGTGGCTATGcgcaatatatgcatttatctaaatacaattaaaatcccgcataaattatttgctttgtgAAACTACTACACATGAAAAAATGCTTGGCAATCATGGTGCCATCTCATTTCGCTCATCATGGCTTGCTTTGTCTTCATCTGAAATCAGTCGGGAAATTTCGTGTTTCAACAgacaaaataactaaaattgttaaataaataaggaattGATTAATAAGAACGCAAATGTtggtaaaagtgaaaagtgggAATGTGATAAAACTCATTGATATAAACACAGATACCAGAGCGAAAGATGGGTTTGATTTCAgtatgttttttcttgtttgtgggTTAGTAAAAGTTTGTGAACCTTTATTGCATTATCATTTCAACAGTTTGTTCAAAATTCGGCATTGCGTACAATATCACAATAAAATTTCTGGACCGGAATAAAGTTCCAATAGAGGAAAGCCAAATAGTATCTACAATTAAGCAGTTTGAaagtttttcctgttttttgcTAGAAATTTTAGACAAAGGTAAGCTAAGACAAAATCCCAATTATTTGTGCTAATATGAATTACAATGCACAATCTTACAAATTCACAGGTGACGTTTTGAAAGATACTATTGGAAGCTGTTTAATACCAGGTGAGCATCTTCACTtaggaaatacatatgtatgtatgtattaaaaattaaattttaaaattttagagtgGTTTATTGAAATCAAACCGTTTTTACATCTGCTACGACTACTACCTTCATTTACACTACGCTCAaaggaaaataaacaacaacgacTAAATTTCGAATCAAccatcaataaatttataaatttgcagaatgtaagtatgtatggagTAACGTTTGCGATAAAACTATAACTGTTGTCCtgcttttattcaaatataaattaaaaagtagcaATAATTTGTCCTATaagaaaatcaataatttaacTATCTTTATAATTTTAGATAAATACACCCATAGACGACTTCGAATTAAACAGCAAGCAGCCCACAATCGTAGCATCTGGAAAAAGTAAGGAGGAAATTgttcagtattttattttaattgacggTAAAGCTTTACATGTGCCTATAACATATACTTTCATTGAggtatttcatttatattttaagtcATTTTATGTATTCCATATAGAATTCGATCCAGCATTgtcaaactttttaaaatttttttctaagttcATTTACAAAGTTGAACCGAATGTAAAGTGTTCTAATCGAGTTCTTGAGATCTATATGAAATTCAAAAGCAAAATTGATGCTGAACGAtcagtaatttaaaaaatgggatatttttgttttatatgtaagAAACTCGGTAGGgagaaaaagttttataaatagtactaatctaaatgaaaatgtaaaattttgtctaTCAAAGGTTTTACCAGAATACGAAACATGTAACATATATTCTTCAACTTGGATTGAATATAAATACGGATATCGTTATAGAACTGACTTTATGCTTTATTTGAAACGAGAAAATGAAACGCTTATATTTGCACAAATAAAAGATATTTATCTTATtaacaataatatattattttatgttcaaTATTATACTACCACAACTTTTGATGATGTTCTTAATATTTACGAGGTGTCTCCTTCGAAAAATAAGGAGGTAATCCCCTTTGACAACCTGAAATTTAAAAAGCCTTATGATTGCTATCATATTAattctaatatatacataataataacggatgtaatttttatctaaatagtatatgtaaatagtttttgaactgaataaaaaatgaattaaaaacgaGTTCCGTTTCATTCCAGCCTTTATGTGGGGGCAAATTTTGGGGAATAGTTAAGAGTTAAAATTACACCttttagtgtaaatttttttagcacTTTATTGGAGCTAAAActgcactcaaaatttaagaCTTAATAGAGTTAAAATTACACTTTTTAGTGTAATTCTTATTAACACTTTATTGGAGTTAAAATCACACTTTAAGGTGCTGTTTACAAATACTCCGCATTAGTGTCAAACTTTCTCCTTTTAGTGTTATTTATTTTGACTCCTTTTGGTGTTAAATTTACAccttttttagtttatatataCAGCAACACCGAAGAGTGCTGTTTTGACACCAaaacttttttgtgtgtgtgtacaccAAAATACGACATTTTAGGTACTTAAAGTTTTAGCCTATGCCAAGCTCCATACAAAAAAGTTCGaagtctttaaaaaaaaaaaaaacgaataataaCTCAATTATACGATTTAAATCTGTTTAaagttgtttgatttgtaaattttattgtatttatctatttttagaaattattgtaCATTGATTAGTACACAATGTCTGAAAacgttgagaaaaaaaaacatctggGTCAGAATATAGAAAACGGAAAGCAGAAAAAAAGAAGGATTTTCAGAGAACAAAAAAGTTCAtgaatatagataaatatatcacaacaaaaaatgaagACCTGAATATGCCATCTACATCTGGAATACAAATTAATGTATCAGTAGCGGAGCCTCTATCTGACAAGTCAGATCAGATAACTGAAGATTGTGTTGAAGAGATCGTGGACAAAGTTTCCCAAAGTGAAATGATAAGCTGTGGTACAATTACAAATGCCGTTAGTACTGTTATCGCCAATATATCGGATCCTGCCACTTGGCCAGTCACTCGAAATGGCAAAATCATTGATCATATAATTATTAGTGGCCCAGTGCAAACTCATATTGCTAATTATCCGAAGAATGATACAGGCCGACATTTCTCTAATTCccatttcacaaaaaatctaGTAAACAATGAAACAATTCAGCGCCGTTGGTTAATTTACTCCGTTTCTAAGGATCgagtttattatttgttgtagaCTATTTGATAGTAGCTCAACGTCGAACTTAGTATCTGAAGGG
The sequence above is a segment of the Bactrocera dorsalis isolate Fly_Bdor chromosome 6, ASM2337382v1, whole genome shotgun sequence genome. Coding sequences within it:
- the LOC125779445 gene encoding uncharacterized protein LOC125779445, whose product is MLVKVKSGNVIKLIDINTDTRAKDGFDFICSKFGIAYNITIKFLDRNKVPIEESQIVSTIKQFESFSCFLLEILDKGDVLKDTIGSCLIPEWFIEIKPFLHLLRLLPSFTLRSKENKQQRLNFESTINKFINLQNINTPIDDFELNSKQPTIVASGKSKEEIVQYFILIDGKALHVPITYTFIEVFHLYFKSFYVFHIEFDPALSNFLKFFSKFIYKVEPNVKCSNRVLEIYMKFKSKIDAERSVI